From one Thalassobaculum sp. OXR-137 genomic stretch:
- a CDS encoding class I SAM-dependent methyltransferase: MPSRTSVEGALAAWDRWMSLRSRLRHLPPRLAHHLGDVGTALDCGSGDGEIARRVADLVPTLSVVGVDVVLQPAPRIPVSPYDGRRLPFADDAFEAVTLIDVLHHCEDPAAPIREALRVASRKVVIKDHFWITRWDRTLLAVSDYLGNRAYGIALPYNFLRMEEWLSVFDAAGARLTSTETFRYSAWDRVKQVVFVLEPG; this comes from the coding sequence ATGCCGTCCCGGACTTCCGTCGAGGGCGCGCTGGCCGCCTGGGACCGGTGGATGTCCTTACGATCCCGGCTGCGGCACCTGCCCCCGCGTCTCGCGCACCATCTCGGCGACGTCGGGACGGCCCTGGATTGCGGCTCGGGCGACGGTGAGATCGCAAGGAGGGTCGCCGATCTCGTTCCGACGCTCTCGGTCGTCGGCGTCGATGTCGTCCTGCAGCCGGCGCCGCGCATCCCCGTGAGCCCTTATGACGGGCGCCGTCTCCCCTTTGCGGACGACGCGTTCGAGGCCGTCACCCTGATCGACGTCCTGCATCACTGCGAGGATCCGGCCGCGCCGATCCGGGAGGCGCTGCGGGTCGCCAGCCGCAAGGTCGTGATCAAGGACCACTTCTGGATCACGCGGTGGGATCGAACGCTGCTGGCCGTCTCGGACTACCTCGGCAATCGGGCTTACGGCATCGCGCTGCCCTATAACTTTCTGCGGATGGAAGAGTGGCTGTCGGTGTTCGACGCGGCCGGTGCGCGGCTGACCAGCACGGAAACTTTCCGCTACAGCGCGTGGGACCGGGTGAAGCAGGTCGTGTTCGTGCTCGAACCCGGTTGA
- a CDS encoding cyclic nucleotide-binding domain-containing protein — protein sequence MTEEVLPTMVDERPAENQKRPTLTLKMLAPDTREVMYQVGQRVEVKAGTLLFTEDEQSNELYIIESGQITSYQAGGEDDAEWPVLELGEGDIVGEMSFLDGGVRQLNARAEVDCTLLRIHPFDLLEVEGGDHFYDNLRASVGIAVVQRLRVGTELHVATLQHQLELVRSQKQFGMFFLFTITLFSIAMVANNVISTQILKVDINTQLFAWQYLLVLLIPSLIVVWLMKIPMSQIGLTTKGLRKSLTEGTVLSLAAVALTAAIVVGSRMTDAIPDLRVSTNWSETPAYFLHSFLQEVVARGFMQSAVLRFLNDRRGVRTVILTSTMFGVFHIHFGLTAVIVTIVSCIIFGLFYLRHENIFGVTLLHFFLGACAFSVGML from the coding sequence ATGACCGAAGAAGTGCTCCCGACGATGGTCGATGAACGACCCGCCGAAAACCAGAAGCGTCCGACATTAACCCTGAAAATGCTGGCCCCGGACACGCGGGAAGTCATGTACCAGGTCGGCCAGCGCGTCGAGGTCAAGGCCGGTACGCTGCTGTTCACCGAGGACGAGCAGAGCAACGAGCTCTACATCATCGAATCCGGACAGATCACGAGCTACCAGGCCGGCGGCGAAGACGACGCCGAGTGGCCGGTGCTCGAACTGGGAGAAGGCGACATCGTCGGCGAGATGTCGTTCCTCGACGGGGGTGTCCGGCAGCTCAATGCGCGTGCCGAGGTCGACTGCACGCTGCTGCGGATTCATCCGTTCGACCTGCTCGAGGTCGAGGGCGGCGACCACTTCTACGACAATCTGCGGGCCAGCGTCGGCATCGCCGTGGTCCAGCGTCTGCGGGTCGGCACCGAACTGCACGTGGCGACACTGCAGCACCAGCTCGAGCTTGTGCGGTCGCAGAAGCAGTTCGGGATGTTCTTCCTGTTCACGATCACGCTGTTTTCGATCGCGATGGTCGCGAACAACGTGATCTCCACGCAGATTCTCAAGGTCGACATCAACACCCAGCTGTTCGCCTGGCAGTATCTTCTGGTCCTGCTGATCCCGAGCCTCATCGTGGTCTGGCTGATGAAGATCCCGATGAGCCAGATCGGGCTGACGACGAAGGGCCTGCGAAAATCCCTGACCGAGGGCACCGTCTTGTCGCTTGCCGCGGTCGCGCTGACCGCCGCGATCGTTGTCGGGTCGCGCATGACCGACGCGATACCGGACTTGCGCGTCTCGACGAACTGGAGCGAGACGCCGGCCTATTTCCTGCACTCGTTCCTGCAGGAGGTCGTCGCGCGCGGCTTCATGCAGTCCGCGGTGCTGCGCTTTCTCAATGACCGCCGGGGCGTGCGAACCGTCATCCTGACGAGCACGATGTTCGGGGTTTTCCACATTCACTTCGGTCTGACGGCCGTGATCGTCACCATCGTGAGCTGCATCATCTTCGGTCTGTTTTATCTGCGGCACGAGAACATCTTCGGCGTGACCTTGCTGCACTTCTTCCTGGGTGCATGCGCCTTTTCGGTCGGGATGCTGTAG
- a CDS encoding efflux RND transporter periplasmic adaptor subunit codes for MGARGTFGREIPLGFLAAAILLTVSLAAYRPAPAQAEDAVAPVAPLPVVATTVHRVSGYDVRGRYVGRVVGRRTSDLGFDTSGLLDAVLVREGDRVRKGEVLARLNATRLEANRQRLIAEEALARATYKETEAKLALAKITAERQKNLLRSDNVSRQAYDEARFEEQALRAMLDANGAAIKQAQAAVAAADADISLAQIVAPFDGIVVDRMVDEGVALGSATPVLRLLEDSVMEVRIGVPPAIAGELETEATYDIEIFGKAYRGRLRAVLEALDLATRTVPALFVIEGRLDGTRLRSGELAILDVTKFVADEGYWLPLGALVGGRRGLWDALALVRTEDEPALYRTVRRNVEVLQTETDRVFVRGAIADGDLIVADGVHRIVPGQIVRLAQPQP; via the coding sequence GTGGGCGCGCGCGGCACCTTCGGACGGGAGATACCGCTCGGCTTCCTGGCCGCGGCGATCCTCCTGACGGTGTCGCTTGCCGCGTACCGGCCGGCGCCGGCGCAGGCGGAAGACGCCGTGGCGCCCGTCGCCCCCCTGCCGGTCGTCGCGACGACGGTGCACCGGGTCTCCGGCTACGACGTGCGCGGACGCTATGTCGGACGGGTCGTCGGCCGGCGGACCAGCGATCTCGGGTTCGACACGTCGGGGCTCCTCGACGCCGTTCTCGTCCGGGAGGGGGATCGCGTCCGCAAGGGGGAGGTTCTCGCCCGCCTGAACGCGACGCGCCTGGAGGCGAACCGGCAGCGGTTGATCGCAGAAGAGGCGCTGGCGCGGGCCACCTACAAGGAGACCGAGGCCAAGCTCGCGCTCGCGAAGATCACGGCGGAGCGGCAGAAGAACCTGTTGCGCTCGGACAACGTCTCCCGCCAGGCCTATGACGAGGCGAGGTTCGAGGAACAGGCGCTCCGGGCCATGCTGGATGCGAACGGCGCCGCCATCAAGCAGGCGCAGGCGGCGGTCGCGGCGGCGGATGCCGATATCTCCCTGGCGCAGATCGTGGCCCCCTTCGACGGCATCGTCGTCGATCGGATGGTGGACGAGGGCGTGGCGCTGGGTTCCGCGACCCCGGTCCTGCGGCTGCTGGAGGATTCGGTCATGGAGGTGCGGATCGGCGTTCCTCCCGCCATCGCCGGGGAACTCGAGACCGAGGCGACCTACGATATCGAGATCTTCGGCAAAGCCTACCGCGGGCGGCTGCGGGCCGTTCTGGAGGCCCTCGACCTGGCGACCAGAACCGTGCCGGCCCTGTTCGTGATCGAAGGCCGGCTGGACGGGACCCGCCTGCGTTCCGGCGAGCTCGCCATCCTCGATGTCACCAAATTCGTCGCGGACGAAGGCTACTGGCTGCCTCTGGGGGCCCTCGTCGGCGGGAGACGGGGACTCTGGGACGCCCTGGCGCTGGTGCGGACGGAAGACGAGCCCGCCCTCTACCGCACCGTCCGGCGCAACGTGGAGGTGCTCCAGACCGAGACCGACCGGGTGTTCGTGCGCGGGGCGATCGCCGACGGCGACCTGATCGTCGCCGACGGCGTCCATCGGATCGTGCCGGGCCAGATCGTGCGCCTCGCCCAACCCCAGCCGTAG
- a CDS encoding efflux RND transporter permease subunit, which translates to MRDLFFRWPRLTILVIGLLVIGGLSSLDTMPRQEDPEVAPRVGDVKVYLPAASAMRVEALVTEKIEAALYEVDEIKSVNSRSQSGFSVVYIELEDQVTDTAPVWTLIRSKVASVQLPAGASVPDVTVGTTAAFTYLVALTWDLDEPVELGLLRRLARELEQQTVAYQGTREVQVFGLPEEEVEVSVSLDVLAAKSLTTQDIADAIRAADVKVAAGQMQGARNNLVLEVDGELDSLERIRRTPLHRSASGELLRVGDVAEVSKLLREPQATRAMVRGQPAVVVGIKMADGRRVDRWVEGLNDLLTRYRQTLPDGVRAETIFDQSRQTDERLGSLLVNLLAGAALVTAVLFVSMGWRAALLVASALPLSVLAVMLVLGLFKVPLHQVSLTGLIIALGLLIDNAIVSIDEYQKARRKGLDRGPAIHATVGRLFVPLLASTATTGLTFLPLVLLPGAAGEFVGSLGLVVILSVAFSFLLSVTLLPAVAAFLDRSGGRDVQAGTDRSFLRNGLSLPRVSRVYSRIIGASLARPWLGIAAAIAIPVGGFVAAGNLVPQFFPVVDRDQFQIQLKIADTASLQQTEEAVQTIRRILGEYDGVRQSVFFLGESPPRVFYNLALADDPAPNFAAGFVDTVSPDATFEILRTLQARLSDALPNAFVLALPYEQGPPTGAPVEVRLAGPDIGVLSELGEQVRRILSETRNVTYTRATITGGRPRLMLQPDRDETAFAGFSPIDLATALDTTLDGVVGGSIVEGTEELPVRVRAAEADRTSIDRIASATIPGAAGAAADGTVASVPLAALGRFELIPETPLITRRDGQRTNTVQAFVKPFSLPSVALADFQRRLADSDFRTPPGYRLTFGGETEKSGEAQSNLSSVFGTLAVLLVGSLVLAFNSFRAAAVIVAVAVLSVGGGLLSLWIFGIPLGFIAVVGCMGLVGLAINDSIVVLSALRHDPGAMAGDLGAAQRVVMDGTRHVLSTTVTTVGGFLPLIIWGGLFWPPLAIAVSGGMIGATMLALFFVPPVFVLTNRFRR; encoded by the coding sequence ATGCGCGACCTGTTCTTCCGTTGGCCCCGGCTGACAATCCTGGTGATCGGTCTGCTGGTGATCGGCGGCCTGTCGTCGCTGGATACGATGCCGCGCCAGGAAGATCCGGAGGTGGCGCCGCGCGTCGGCGACGTGAAGGTTTACCTGCCGGCCGCCAGCGCCATGCGGGTCGAGGCGCTGGTGACCGAGAAGATCGAAGCCGCGCTCTACGAGGTCGACGAAATCAAGAGCGTGAACTCGCGATCGCAGTCCGGCTTCTCCGTCGTCTATATCGAACTCGAGGATCAGGTCACCGATACTGCCCCGGTATGGACGCTGATCCGCTCCAAGGTGGCCTCCGTCCAACTGCCCGCCGGCGCCTCCGTTCCGGACGTCACGGTGGGAACGACGGCGGCGTTCACCTATCTGGTCGCCCTGACCTGGGACCTGGACGAACCGGTCGAGCTCGGGCTGCTGCGGCGGCTCGCCCGGGAACTCGAGCAGCAGACGGTCGCCTACCAGGGAACCCGCGAAGTGCAGGTGTTCGGCCTGCCGGAGGAGGAAGTCGAGGTCAGCGTATCGCTCGATGTGCTGGCCGCGAAGAGCCTGACCACCCAGGACATCGCCGACGCCATCCGGGCAGCCGACGTCAAGGTCGCCGCCGGGCAGATGCAGGGCGCGCGGAACAACCTGGTGCTGGAGGTCGACGGCGAGCTGGACAGCCTGGAGCGGATCCGGCGGACCCCGCTGCATCGCTCCGCCAGCGGCGAGCTGTTGCGGGTCGGCGACGTGGCCGAAGTCTCGAAACTCCTGCGCGAACCGCAGGCCACCCGGGCGATGGTGCGCGGCCAGCCGGCCGTCGTCGTCGGGATCAAGATGGCAGACGGGCGCCGGGTCGACCGCTGGGTCGAAGGCCTGAACGACCTCCTGACGCGGTATCGGCAGACCCTGCCGGACGGCGTGCGCGCCGAAACCATCTTCGACCAGAGCCGCCAGACCGACGAGCGGCTCGGCTCGCTTCTGGTCAACCTCCTTGCCGGTGCCGCCCTGGTAACCGCGGTTCTGTTCGTCAGCATGGGATGGCGCGCCGCCCTGCTGGTCGCCTCCGCGCTGCCCCTGTCGGTTCTGGCCGTGATGCTGGTGCTCGGCCTGTTCAAGGTGCCGCTGCACCAGGTGTCGCTGACCGGGCTCATCATCGCGCTGGGGCTTCTGATCGACAACGCGATCGTCAGCATCGACGAGTATCAGAAGGCCCGGCGCAAAGGGCTGGACCGCGGGCCGGCGATCCACGCCACCGTGGGGCGGCTCTTCGTGCCGCTGCTCGCGTCCACGGCGACGACGGGGCTGACCTTTTTGCCGCTGGTGCTCCTGCCCGGTGCCGCCGGCGAGTTCGTCGGGTCGCTCGGACTCGTGGTGATCCTGTCGGTGGCGTTCTCGTTCCTGCTGTCCGTGACCTTGCTTCCGGCGGTGGCCGCTTTTCTCGACCGGTCGGGTGGGCGCGACGTCCAGGCCGGGACGGATCGCAGCTTCCTGCGCAACGGCCTGTCGCTGCCCAGGGTGTCGCGCGTCTACAGCAGGATCATCGGGGCGAGCCTGGCCAGGCCCTGGCTCGGCATCGCGGCCGCCATCGCGATTCCGGTCGGTGGGTTCGTCGCGGCGGGGAACCTGGTGCCGCAGTTCTTCCCGGTGGTCGACCGCGACCAGTTCCAGATCCAGCTCAAGATCGCGGACACCGCATCGCTGCAGCAGACGGAGGAGGCCGTCCAGACCATCCGCCGGATCCTGGGCGAGTACGACGGCGTTCGCCAGAGCGTGTTCTTCCTCGGCGAGAGCCCGCCCCGGGTTTTCTACAACCTCGCGCTGGCCGACGACCCGGCGCCGAATTTCGCCGCCGGTTTCGTCGACACGGTCTCGCCGGACGCCACCTTCGAGATCCTGAGAACCCTGCAGGCGCGCCTGAGCGATGCGTTGCCCAATGCCTTCGTCCTGGCCCTGCCCTATGAGCAGGGTCCGCCGACGGGCGCTCCGGTCGAGGTCCGGCTGGCCGGGCCGGATATCGGCGTGCTGAGCGAGCTCGGCGAGCAGGTCCGGCGGATCCTGAGCGAGACCCGGAACGTCACCTATACCCGGGCAACGATCACCGGCGGCCGCCCGCGCCTCATGCTGCAGCCGGACCGGGACGAAACGGCGTTCGCCGGGTTCTCGCCGATCGACCTGGCGACGGCCCTGGACACCACCCTCGACGGCGTCGTGGGCGGTTCGATCGTCGAAGGAACCGAGGAACTGCCGGTCCGCGTGCGTGCCGCCGAGGCGGACCGTACGTCTATCGACCGGATCGCCAGCGCCACCATCCCCGGTGCCGCGGGCGCGGCCGCCGACGGCACCGTCGCCAGCGTTCCGCTGGCCGCGCTCGGCCGTTTCGAGCTAATCCCGGAAACCCCGCTGATCACCCGGCGGGATGGCCAACGCACGAACACCGTGCAGGCCTTCGTGAAGCCCTTCAGCCTGCCGAGCGTCGCGCTCGCCGACTTCCAGCGGCGCCTCGCCGACAGCGACTTCCGGACGCCGCCCGGCTATCGGTTGACCTTCGGGGGCGAGACCGAGAAGAGCGGAGAGGCCCAGTCCAATCTGTCGAGCGTCTTCGGGACCCTGGCGGTCCTGCTGGTCGGATCCCTGGTGCTCGCCTTCAATTCCTTCCGGGCCGCCGCGGTGATCGTGGCGGTTGCGGTGCTCAGCGTCGGCGGCGGCCTGTTGTCGCTATGGATATTCGGCATCCCTCTCGGCTTCATCGCCGTGGTCGGATGCATGGGGCTCGTCGGGCTGGCGATCAACGACAGCATCGTCGTCCTGTCGGCACTCCGCCACGATCCCGGCGCCATGGCCGGCGATCTCGGCGCCGCCCAGAGGGTCGTGATGGACGGCACCCGTCATGTGCTGTCGACGACGGTGACGACGGTCGGCGGCTTCCTGCCGCTGATCATCTGGGGCGGCCTGTTCTGGCCGCCACTGGCGATCGCGGTCTCCGGAGGCATGATCGGGGCGACCATGCTCGCGCTGTTCTTCGTCCCTCCGGTCTTCGTTCTGACGAACAGGTTCCGCCGCTAG
- a CDS encoding PLP-dependent aminotransferase family protein, whose protein sequence is MDLAQPRTLSRAPAAPEPTRIEAVMSAIRSRIAARTLLPGARLPSIRAQAKTMKVSVSTVVEAYERLAAEGVIRSRPGAGFYVCGPVAPLALAEIGPKRNREVDPLWISRQSLDADERTLKPGCGWLPSSWMPQEAMRRAVRTSARGAAATLSDYGTPLGLPALRQVLVRRMAALGIAATPDRVLLTDSGTQAIDLICRFLLEPGDTVLVDDPCYFNFHALLKAHRARVVGVPYTPVGPDAAAFSAALETHRPRLYITNSAIHNPTGATLSPATAHQVLTLAERAGLVIVEDDIFADFELTPAPRLAAFDGLNRVLHIGSFSKTLSASMRCGFIAGRADWIDSLCDLRIATSFAGSRLAAETVLSALTDGGYRRHMDAVRLRLAAAMDTTIDQLAALGMTPWIRPQAGMFVWMRLPDGADSAAVARHCLADGVVLAPGSAFSPSPVAAGYMRFNVAQSADRKIVDSLARALDATASP, encoded by the coding sequence ATGGATCTCGCCCAGCCCCGCACACTCTCCCGCGCACCGGCGGCCCCGGAACCCACGCGGATCGAGGCGGTGATGTCCGCCATTCGCTCCCGCATCGCCGCCCGAACCCTGCTGCCGGGCGCCCGCCTTCCGTCGATCCGCGCCCAGGCGAAGACGATGAAGGTCTCGGTGTCGACGGTGGTGGAAGCCTATGAGCGGCTGGCGGCGGAAGGGGTGATCCGCTCCCGCCCCGGGGCCGGGTTCTATGTCTGCGGCCCGGTCGCCCCCCTCGCCCTGGCGGAGATCGGCCCGAAGCGGAACCGGGAGGTAGATCCGCTGTGGATCTCCCGCCAGTCGCTCGACGCCGACGAGCGCACGCTCAAGCCCGGCTGCGGCTGGCTGCCCTCCTCCTGGATGCCGCAGGAGGCGATGCGGCGCGCGGTCCGGACGAGCGCGCGGGGAGCGGCGGCCACCCTGTCGGATTACGGCACTCCCCTCGGCCTGCCGGCGCTGCGTCAGGTCCTGGTGCGGCGCATGGCCGCCCTGGGTATCGCCGCGACCCCGGACCGGGTTCTGCTGACCGATTCCGGAACCCAGGCGATCGACCTGATCTGCCGGTTTCTGCTGGAGCCGGGCGATACCGTGCTGGTCGACGACCCCTGCTACTTCAATTTCCACGCGCTGCTGAAAGCCCACCGCGCCCGGGTGGTCGGCGTGCCCTACACCCCGGTGGGGCCGGATGCGGCGGCGTTCTCGGCCGCGCTGGAGACCCACCGTCCGCGCCTCTACATCACCAATTCGGCGATCCACAACCCGACCGGCGCGACCCTGTCCCCGGCCACCGCTCACCAGGTCCTGACCCTGGCGGAGCGTGCCGGGCTGGTCATCGTGGAAGACGACATCTTCGCCGATTTCGAACTCACGCCCGCGCCGAGATTGGCCGCGTTCGACGGACTGAACCGGGTGCTTCATATCGGCAGCTTCTCCAAGACCCTGTCGGCATCGATGCGCTGCGGCTTCATCGCCGGCCGCGCCGACTGGATCGACAGCCTGTGCGACCTGCGGATCGCCACCAGCTTCGCCGGCAGCCGGCTGGCCGCCGAGACCGTCCTGTCGGCCCTGACCGACGGCGGCTATCGCAGACATATGGACGCGGTACGCCTGCGCCTTGCCGCGGCAATGGACACGACCATCGACCAACTGGCGGCGCTCGGGATGACGCCGTGGATCCGGCCCCAGGCGGGCATGTTCGTGTGGATGCGCCTGCCGGACGGCGCCGATTCCGCCGCCGTCGCGCGGCACTGTCTGGCAGACGGCGTCGTCCTGGCGCCCGGCAGCGCATTCAGTCCGTCGCCCGTCGCCGCCGGCTACATGCGCTTCAACGTCGCCCAGTCAGCGGATCGGAAGATCGTCGACAGCCTGGCGCGCGCCCTGGACGCCACGGCCTCGCCCTAG